TTTCTTTTCATGGGATAAGCTTTCTGCCAAAATATCCTTGACTGTGTGCTGGTAAGTTTCTTCCATTTGGGCAATTTTGAGAGAGGGATGCCCTTCTAAACCGGTGAGAATTTCTCCTACCTGTTGGGCATGAAGTAGAGACTCACTGGCTTGTGCTTTGAAAAAATCTACGATGGGAATGCGATTAGGGCCAGTCACCATCAAGGAATAATGGGTGTAGCGGACTACTCCCGCTAGTTCAAATTCCATGATGGCGTTTAGTAGGTCGATGGTTTTTTCGTTGTTAAGCTCTTGCATCATTTATTTAGTTAAATTTCCGAATGGGGAGTTATCAGTGTTGAGTTAAGAGATATACTTTCTACAGGTATTCAAAGCCCAAGCTATCTACACTGTGAACCGTTAACTATCGCCTCACTTCTCATTCATTCTAAACTCCTCTCTCTGCATCACCAATTAAGTCAATGCGATCGCCCCCGGCGTGGCTTTGCCAATCGCTTACAGCGTGGCTTTGCCAATCGCCTACAGATCGGCTTTGCCTATCACCTGACTTAATTACTGGCTTTTTTGATGATTTTTTGCGAGTTTTCCGCAATAGTTGTTACCAACTTAGTAACATCCTCCGGTGTCTTCGCTGCTGTAGCTGGTGGAATCACGCTAGGCCAAGCTGCTTTAAGTTCAGTGAAACTAGCCTTGATTGCTGCGTCTGCTTCGGGATTTTCTGTGGCTACTTGGCTAGAAATCCCTTGATATAGTTCATTGGCGTAAACTACAAAACCACGGGAATCTTGATATTCAATTGGTTCTGCTATTTTGCTATCTGCGATCGCGGCTGTATATTCGGCGTTAGCTGCATCTAGTAATTCGTTAATCACCTGGAGGACAAATTTTGGTTTTGAGCGTTGTTCTGCGGGTAAAGCGGCGATCGCACCATCAACTGCTTGCATGGAAGTGGTCAGTTCAGTGTTCACTTTGGCATCTTTGGGATTAGATTTGACGAAATTTTCCAAACTCACTAAAGTTGTCTTAAATTCTTTGACTTGACGCTCATTTAATTGGTCTTCTACATCAACATATATCTCTTCAACTGGATGTCCAATATGAGGTTCGGCTTGTTTTGGCTGATTCTTTTCTAGCAGTTCTTGTGCTACTAAAAGATGCCCTTTCATTAAACTCAATTTGGTCATGTAATCCACATCTTTGGCTTCACCTGTGAGTGCTACTTCCTGAACAGTAACCGAGTCTTTGATTTGGTCAAATTCTTCCTGAGTGATGACCTTTTTGCTTACCAAATCTTCCGGACTACCATAGGGACGGTTCGCCTGAATTTTGTTCGATAATTCGGGGATACCTAACTTGGCTTCAAATTTATCCAACTCTGACAAGATCGCAGTGTTGATGTTAATTTGAGATTTACCATCATGACCAACGTGGCTGACAACTTCTGTAGTTTGGGAATCGGGATTAGTGGCTGGCGTGGATGGATTTTCTGCGGTTGGTGTGTTGTTACAAGCACTTAGAGCAACCATGATCGCAGTGGTAACAGTCAAGCTGGCATAACGTAATTTAATCATTTTTGCTCCTGGCAAAATTTTAAGGGTACTCAGGGACTAACAAATAAAAAACATTCCAAAATTTCTTGTGGAGCAGGCATCTTGCCTGCTAATCACCAAGGACGGGCAAGATGCCCATCCCACAATTGGGGATAATTTTTTTGCTGGTGTTCCCTAAATAAAACGATTTACACAACACACAACAGTTTGTATAGATTTTACTGTTGTACGAAATGATATTTTTTGTCAACTAATTGCTGAAATATTCTGGAGAATTTAATGATCTTCCTTAATTTTCGGGACTCAAGTAGCGATGACTTCAAATTCACCCATGCAACCTTTTTCGGCGATCGCATCCTGATGAGGATGAAACATATATTTTCCTGGATACCGAAAAGCAAATTCTAAAATGTGTCTTTCTGCTACACCCATCGTAATCACATCAGTTTTTTCACTGGGAGTCAGAGTCATCCCAGAGCGATAGACATCAAAGAAATTGGCGTGGAGATGAAAGGTTACTGCTGGGTCAAATTCAATAATATTCAGGACATACAGCCGAATCAACTGGTC
The window above is part of the Nodularia spumigena CCY9414 genome. Proteins encoded here:
- a CDS encoding ferritin-like domain-containing protein — translated: MQELNNEKTIDLLNAIMEFELAGVVRYTHYSLMVTGPNRIPIVDFFKAQASESLLHAQQVGEILTGLEGHPSLKIAQMEETYQHTVKDILAESLSHEKKALDLYKSLLETVTNASIYLEEFARGMIGQEEMHNLELKKMLRDFS
- a CDS encoding ComEA family DNA-binding protein; amino-acid sequence: MIKLRYASLTVTTAIMVALSACNNTPTAENPSTPATNPDSQTTEVVSHVGHDGKSQININTAILSELDKFEAKLGIPELSNKIQANRPYGSPEDLVSKKVITQEEFDQIKDSVTVQEVALTGEAKDVDYMTKLSLMKGHLLVAQELLEKNQPKQAEPHIGHPVEEIYVDVEDQLNERQVKEFKTTLVSLENFVKSNPKDAKVNTELTTSMQAVDGAIAALPAEQRSKPKFVLQVINELLDAANAEYTAAIADSKIAEPIEYQDSRGFVVYANELYQGISSQVATENPEADAAIKASFTELKAAWPSVIPPATAAKTPEDVTKLVTTIAENSQKIIKKASN